Genomic window (Dyadobacter fanqingshengii):
CTCGAAAGAGGCCCTTGATCGAACGGCCCATGAGCCTTTTTAGCTTCCAAAAACAATTCATTCACTTAATCGAAAGTATCATGAAAGCACTAGTGTATTACGGTCCTAAAAACGTAAGAGTAGCAGAGATGCCGGACCCGGAGATTGAACAACCCACTGACGTATTGGTGAGGATCACAACGACTAATATTTGTGGTTCTGACCTGCATATGTATGAAGGCAGGACTAATATGGAAGAAGGACGGATTTTTGGCCACGAAAATCTCGGGGAGGTAGTTGAGGTAGGTAATGCGGTGGTCAACATCAAAGTTGGTGACATGGTATGTATGCCTTTTAATATCAGTTGCGGTCATTGTAAGAATTGCGAAAGTGGACTCACTGCCTTTTGTTTGACCATGAATCCCGGGTTTGCGGGTGCCGCTTATGGTTTTGCCGGAATGGGCCCCTACAACGGAGGACAGGCTGAATACCTGCGGGTGCCATTTGCGGACTTTAACTGTTTAAAACTTCCCGAAGATGCCAGAGAAAAGGAAAACGATTACGTAATGCTATCTGATATTTTCCCTACCGGCTTTCATGCAACCGAGTTGGCAGGCGTTAAGCCCGGTGATAATGTGGTCATTTACGGTGCCGGGCCGGTGGGTTTAATGGCAACGATTTCAGCTGGCATAAAGGGCGCGAACAAAATTATGGTGGTAGATGATCATCCCGACAGGCTAAAACTGGCCGAAGAATTGGGCGGCATACCTATCGACTTTTCAAAAGCACCAGCAGTTGACCAGGTCCTTGAACTGACCGATGGTCTTGGAGCTGACAGAGGTTGCGAATGCGTTGGTTACCAATGTTGCGATAAGCACGGGCACGAACATAATAATATCACTATGAACGAACTCGTGAAAGCTGTCAAGTTCACAGGCTCGATTGGTGTGGTAGGTGTTTTTGTTGCACCAGATCCAAAAGCAGAGGACCCGCTTGCCAAAGAAGGCCACATGGATTTTGACTTTGGTAATTTTTGGTTGAAAGGTCAAAGTATTGCAACAGGCCAGGCAAACGTCAAATCCTATAATCGTCAGCTTTGCGGCTTGATATCTTCTGGCAAAGCCAAACCATCCGTCATTATTTCGCATGAGCTTGCATTAGACGAAGCACCAGAGGGTTACCAGCATTTTGATGCCCGCGATAATGGCTGGACGAAGGTAATTTTGAAACCGGGTATG
Coding sequences:
- a CDS encoding glutathione-independent formaldehyde dehydrogenase is translated as MKALVYYGPKNVRVAEMPDPEIEQPTDVLVRITTTNICGSDLHMYEGRTNMEEGRIFGHENLGEVVEVGNAVVNIKVGDMVCMPFNISCGHCKNCESGLTAFCLTMNPGFAGAAYGFAGMGPYNGGQAEYLRVPFADFNCLKLPEDAREKENDYVMLSDIFPTGFHATELAGVKPGDNVVIYGAGPVGLMATISAGIKGANKIMVVDDHPDRLKLAEELGGIPIDFSKAPAVDQVLELTDGLGADRGCECVGYQCCDKHGHEHNNITMNELVKAVKFTGSIGVVGVFVAPDPKAEDPLAKEGHMDFDFGNFWLKGQSIATGQANVKSYNRQLCGLISSGKAKPSVIISHELALDEAPEGYQHFDARDNGWTKVILKPGMQGATKKQGEAREAITA